CCGTCTTCCGACCATTGTTTCAATCGCCGCCAACAGGTGGTGGGAGAACCATATTGTCGGGGCATGTCCGCCCAAGTACAACCGGTTTTCAAGACGTAGAGAATTCCGTTCAGGGTTTTTCTCGGATCTGCGGGCGGACGTCCGGGTCCCGGTTTAGGTTTGGGAAGAAGAGGCTCAATCACAGCCCATTGTTCGTCTGTCAGCTCATGTCTCGTACTCATACTTCCATTTTACATTGGCAGATCATGTTTTTGAAATAGCTTGTAGTCGCATCCTATTTTACCCTTTATTTCTTCGATGTTTCACGGGAAATATTGGAAGTTCGGGGGAATAATATTTTTATATATAGTATTGAGGTACGAGATC
The nucleotide sequence above comes from Planifilum fulgidum. Encoded proteins:
- a CDS encoding transposase, which codes for MSTRHELTDEQWAVIEPLLPKPKPGPGRPPADPRKTLNGILYVLKTGCTWADMPRQYGSPTTCWRRLKQWSEDG